In Plantibacter sp. PA-3-X8, one DNA window encodes the following:
- the nusG gene encoding transcription termination/antitermination protein NusG, with translation MSERNSNDVDWATAAEQSSEDDEAQEGNVLSADEHSVDPAEHNAVHVEETGDTEVDLDAVLDAMAEAVDPEADAVVDDALELDEAAEVEAAAEAIAEEEADPTDADAEPAEESEEDPYDAFRKELRFLPGKWYVIHSYAGFERKVKANIEQRKSTLEVADYIYQVEVPMEDVVEIKNGQRKMVTRVRIPGYVLVRMDLNEDSWSVVRHTPGVTGFVGNAHNPTPLRFEESFNMLKSLVEVKETAPVKGSGTKGSATQQRVIPAEVDFEIGETITIKEGSFAGLPGSISEIKPESGKLTVLVSLFERETPVELSFDQVTKL, from the coding sequence GTGTCTGAGCGAAACTCGAACGACGTCGACTGGGCAACCGCTGCCGAGCAGTCCTCGGAGGACGACGAGGCCCAGGAGGGCAACGTGCTCTCGGCCGACGAGCACTCCGTCGACCCCGCTGAGCACAACGCCGTCCACGTCGAGGAGACCGGCGACACCGAGGTCGACCTCGACGCCGTGCTCGACGCGATGGCCGAGGCCGTCGACCCCGAGGCCGACGCCGTCGTCGACGACGCCCTCGAACTCGACGAGGCAGCCGAGGTCGAAGCCGCAGCAGAGGCCATCGCCGAAGAAGAGGCAGACCCCACCGACGCCGACGCCGAGCCCGCCGAGGAGTCCGAGGAAGACCCTTACGACGCGTTCCGCAAGGAACTCCGCTTCCTGCCCGGCAAGTGGTACGTCATCCACTCCTACGCCGGTTTCGAGCGCAAGGTGAAGGCCAACATCGAGCAGCGCAAGTCGACGCTCGAGGTCGCGGACTACATCTACCAGGTCGAGGTCCCCATGGAAGACGTGGTCGAGATCAAGAACGGCCAGCGCAAGATGGTCACCCGCGTCCGCATCCCCGGCTACGTGCTCGTCCGCATGGACCTCAACGAGGACAGCTGGTCGGTCGTCCGCCACACGCCTGGCGTCACCGGCTTCGTCGGCAACGCGCACAACCCCACGCCGCTCCGCTTCGAAGAGTCCTTCAACATGTTGAAGTCGCTCGTCGAGGTCAAGGAGACCGCGCCCGTCAAGGGCTCCGGCACCAAGGGCAGCGCCACGCAGCAGCGTGTCATCCCCGCCGAGGTCGACTTCGAGATCGGCGAGACCATCACGATCAAGGAAGGCTCGTTCGCGGGCCTCCCCGGCTCCATCAGCGAGATCAAGCCCGAGAGCGGCAAGCTCACGGTGCTCGTCTCCCTCTTCGAGCGCGAGACGCCGGTCGAGCTCAGCTTCGACCAGGTCACCAAGCTCTAA
- a CDS encoding DUF805 domain-containing protein, translating to MSSADEHAVTANAAATDRKDDRRIPARFADDSPLPGAGPIQAFLRFWKRYPIFTGRASRSEFWWWVVVHAVIVTALLVIGRGVDVATGVTAGFWEGQVTEGPAWGVQSVLSGIWGLATIIPGLSLNARRMHDTDHSGWWQLINLVPIFGWFFFIWLAAQPSDRGGARYDTGPHREGAQIKPGDAPQ from the coding sequence ATGAGCAGCGCAGACGAACACGCAGTCACCGCGAATGCGGCGGCGACGGACCGCAAGGACGATCGCCGGATCCCGGCCCGCTTCGCGGATGACAGCCCGCTCCCGGGCGCCGGCCCGATCCAGGCGTTCCTCCGCTTCTGGAAGCGGTATCCGATCTTCACCGGGCGGGCCAGCCGGAGCGAGTTCTGGTGGTGGGTGGTCGTCCACGCGGTCATCGTCACCGCGCTCCTGGTGATCGGACGCGGTGTCGACGTCGCGACCGGGGTGACGGCCGGTTTCTGGGAGGGTCAGGTCACCGAAGGACCCGCATGGGGTGTCCAGAGCGTCCTGTCCGGGATCTGGGGCCTTGCGACGATCATCCCGGGGCTGTCACTGAACGCCCGTCGCATGCACGACACGGACCACAGCGGCTGGTGGCAGCTCATCAACCTGGTCCCGATCTTCGGCTGGTTCTTCTTCATCTGGCTCGCGGCGCAGCCGAGCGACCGGGGCGGTGCCCGCTACGACACGGGGCCGCACCGCGAGGGCGCCCAGATCAAGCCTGGTGACGCTCCGCAGTGA
- a CDS encoding signal peptidase I — protein sequence MEPSSARRRIVSSGIVVVALGARVLALLALCLLAWAAVPKLVGWVPTTVASGSMEPRIRTGDVVVSMPIDGADAAAGQVVLVDDPAKDDTYLLHRVVERTFDRLRLQGDANRQPDRQLVDDQDVRGLGILRVPFIGLPIVWAHEGRWAELALLAPSAAATGCAIVWTRRFLVDERGRTTSRGRLQAMAPVGGVALAGVLAIAAVVPTAGASWTSAADSSGNHLGTEVFSCLGQPLGAPEMWFDFNEPSGTALVNAGSGPGFAFISNEAVRVDGGCGDGPFARLDGVGTQVTTMPQVSSPRTFSLETWFRTTRPQGKLIGFGVAQTVGSWKADRHLYIGPDGRLVFGVQSGSPEVVMSPEPVVDGEWHHVVAVMSESSGMELYLDGELVASNPSTGSTNYRGYWRIGFDNVTAGWPNAPTSPWFGGDLDAVGVHLRALSVEEVADHAAAGRP from the coding sequence ATGGAACCGTCATCCGCCCGCCGGCGCATCGTGTCGTCCGGCATCGTGGTCGTCGCCCTCGGTGCGCGCGTCCTCGCGTTGCTCGCGCTGTGCCTCCTGGCGTGGGCCGCTGTGCCGAAGCTCGTCGGGTGGGTTCCGACCACCGTGGCGTCAGGTTCCATGGAGCCGCGCATCAGGACCGGCGACGTCGTCGTCTCGATGCCGATCGACGGCGCCGACGCCGCGGCAGGGCAGGTGGTGCTCGTCGATGACCCCGCGAAGGACGACACCTACCTCCTGCATCGCGTCGTCGAGCGGACGTTCGACCGGCTCCGCTTGCAAGGCGACGCGAACCGTCAACCGGATCGGCAGCTCGTGGACGATCAGGATGTCCGTGGTCTCGGTATCCTCCGCGTCCCGTTCATCGGACTTCCGATCGTGTGGGCGCACGAGGGTCGGTGGGCGGAGCTGGCCCTGCTCGCCCCTTCGGCGGCGGCGACCGGCTGCGCCATCGTGTGGACGCGGCGGTTCCTCGTCGACGAGCGTGGCCGCACGACCTCGCGTGGGCGGTTGCAGGCCATGGCCCCGGTGGGTGGCGTCGCTCTGGCCGGTGTCCTGGCGATCGCGGCAGTCGTGCCGACCGCCGGTGCGTCCTGGACGAGCGCCGCGGACTCCTCGGGCAACCACCTCGGAACCGAGGTGTTCTCCTGCCTCGGCCAGCCGCTCGGTGCTCCGGAGATGTGGTTCGACTTCAACGAGCCGAGCGGTACGGCGCTCGTCAACGCCGGGTCCGGCCCCGGGTTCGCCTTCATCAGCAACGAGGCCGTGCGCGTCGACGGTGGCTGTGGCGACGGTCCCTTCGCCCGACTGGACGGAGTCGGGACCCAGGTCACGACGATGCCTCAGGTCTCTTCGCCGCGGACCTTCTCGCTCGAGACCTGGTTCCGCACCACGCGCCCGCAGGGCAAGCTGATCGGCTTCGGCGTGGCACAGACGGTCGGGTCCTGGAAGGCCGATCGGCACCTGTACATCGGCCCTGACGGACGACTGGTGTTCGGCGTGCAGTCCGGTTCGCCTGAGGTCGTCATGTCGCCTGAACCGGTGGTGGACGGCGAGTGGCATCACGTGGTCGCCGTCATGTCTGAGTCGTCAGGAATGGAGCTGTACCTCGACGGCGAGTTGGTCGCGTCGAACCCGAGCACCGGTTCCACGAACTACCGCGGCTACTGGCGTATCGGTTTCGACAACGTGACGGCTGGCTGGCCGAACGCCCCCACGTCGCCCTGGTTCGGGGGCGACCTCGACGCCGTCGGCGTTCATCTGCGCGCGCTGTCGGTCGAGGAAGTCGCCGATCACGCGGCAGCCGGGCGCCCGTGA
- a CDS encoding N-acetyltransferase — protein sequence MVSTRTAHADDAATLGTLAAATFALACPPGTAQEHIDAFIAEHFTLDRFTGYLADPGRALRLLVDDDDGTAIGYTMLVFGDPIDPDVLAAVTHRPTAELSKLYVLPASHGAGGARMLMEATLDDARSRGVTSVWLGVNQQNARAIRFYGKSGFEVVGTKTFLVGPERHDDFVMERMSERGPIG from the coding sequence ATGGTCTCCACCCGCACTGCTCACGCCGACGACGCCGCCACCCTCGGCACGCTCGCCGCAGCGACCTTCGCCCTCGCTTGCCCACCCGGCACCGCGCAGGAGCACATCGACGCGTTCATCGCCGAGCACTTCACCCTCGACCGGTTCACCGGCTACCTGGCAGATCCCGGACGCGCGCTCCGGCTCCTCGTCGACGACGATGACGGCACGGCCATCGGCTACACGATGCTCGTCTTCGGTGATCCGATCGACCCCGACGTGCTCGCCGCAGTCACGCACCGCCCGACAGCGGAACTCAGCAAGCTGTACGTGCTCCCCGCGAGCCACGGTGCCGGCGGAGCGCGCATGCTCATGGAGGCGACGCTCGACGACGCCCGGTCCCGAGGCGTCACGTCGGTGTGGCTCGGGGTGAACCAGCAGAACGCCAGGGCGATCCGGTTCTACGGCAAGAGCGGCTTCGAGGTGGTGGGGACGAAGACGTTCCTGGTCGGGCCCGAGCGGCACGACGACTTCGTGATGGAGCGGATGTCGGAACGGGGCCCGATCGGCTAG
- the aceA gene encoding isocitrate lyase produces the protein MPLRAGDQTQTAEELQREWDTDPRWDGVRRDYTAEDVVRLRGGVREEPTLARRGAERLWNLLHTEEWVPALGALTGNQAVQQVRAGLQAIYLSGWQVAADANLSGQTYPDQSLYPANSVPAVVRRINNALLRAEQIDFAERAVGETPGPEAIDWLAPIVADAEAGFGGPLNAYELMAGMIQAGAAGVHWEDQLAAEKKCGHMGGKVLVPTSQHIRTLNAARLAADVAGVPTIVIARTDALAATLLTSDIDERDLPFLNGNRTPEGFYEVENGIGPVLARGLAYAEYADLLWVESAEPDLDLARRFAEAVHERFPGKLLAYNCSPSFNWKSHLDDAQIASFQRELAAMGYAFQFITLAGFHALNHSMFTLASDYRERAMSAYVDLQEAEFAAEASGYTATKHQREVGTGYFDLVATALNPGSATLALAGSTEEQQFH, from the coding sequence ATGCCCCTCCGCGCCGGCGACCAGACGCAGACGGCCGAGGAGCTGCAGCGCGAGTGGGACACCGACCCGCGCTGGGACGGGGTACGCCGCGACTACACCGCCGAGGACGTCGTCCGCCTGCGCGGCGGTGTCCGGGAGGAGCCGACGCTCGCCCGCCGGGGGGCGGAGCGCTTGTGGAACCTCCTCCACACCGAGGAGTGGGTGCCTGCCCTCGGCGCGCTGACCGGCAACCAGGCCGTGCAGCAGGTCCGGGCGGGCCTGCAGGCGATTTACCTCTCCGGCTGGCAGGTCGCCGCCGACGCGAACCTCTCCGGGCAGACCTACCCCGATCAGAGCCTCTACCCGGCCAACTCGGTTCCGGCGGTCGTCCGGCGGATCAACAACGCGCTGCTCCGGGCCGAACAGATCGACTTCGCCGAGCGAGCCGTCGGGGAGACGCCGGGACCCGAGGCGATCGACTGGCTCGCGCCGATCGTCGCCGACGCCGAAGCCGGCTTCGGTGGACCGCTGAACGCCTACGAACTCATGGCCGGCATGATCCAGGCCGGCGCCGCGGGCGTCCACTGGGAGGACCAGCTCGCGGCTGAGAAGAAGTGCGGCCACATGGGCGGCAAAGTGCTGGTGCCGACGAGCCAGCACATCCGGACCCTCAATGCGGCCCGGCTGGCGGCGGACGTCGCCGGCGTCCCGACCATCGTCATCGCCCGCACCGATGCGCTGGCCGCCACCCTCCTCACGAGCGACATCGACGAGCGCGATCTGCCGTTCCTGAACGGGAACCGGACCCCGGAGGGCTTCTACGAGGTGGAGAACGGCATCGGTCCGGTGCTCGCTCGCGGCCTCGCCTACGCGGAGTACGCCGACCTGCTCTGGGTCGAGTCGGCGGAACCCGACCTGGACCTCGCCCGGCGGTTCGCCGAGGCCGTCCACGAGCGGTTCCCGGGCAAGCTGCTCGCCTACAACTGCTCGCCGTCGTTCAACTGGAAGTCGCACCTCGACGATGCGCAGATCGCGTCCTTCCAGCGTGAGCTCGCCGCCATGGGATACGCATTCCAGTTCATCACCCTCGCCGGCTTCCACGCGTTGAACCACTCGATGTTCACCCTGGCGAGCGACTACCGGGAGCGGGCGATGAGCGCCTACGTCGACCTCCAGGAAGCCGAGTTCGCCGCAGAGGCCAGCGGCTACACCGCCACCAAGCACCAGCGGGAAGTCGGTACCGGCTACTTCGACCTGGTCGCGACCGCCCTCAACCCCGGCAGCGCCACCCTCGCCCTCGCCGGGTCGACCGAGGAACAACAGTTCCACTGA
- a CDS encoding helix-turn-helix transcriptional regulator yields MTSTAAAPPVSATAGDGPAPHADALVLGRRIRDARSRAGLTLDELAQAIDRAPSQASAIENGHREPSLSMLRVIAAALGTTVDDLLRDEPPSDRAALEIAVERAQRGPVFSALGIAPIRVSKGTADETLRTVLALHDEVARLHRERAATPEEARRANAVLRADMRAADNHFPELEAVAKGLLDAVGYTGGPVSHQTVAEMAQHLGFSLHYVGDLPHSTRSVTDRRNGRIYLPTEPSMSRDSRSPILQAFASHLCGHEEPGNYADFLRQRVETNYLTAAILLPERDAVRVLGEAKQLRRISMEDLRDAFAVSYETAAHRFTNLATRHLGLPVHFMKVHESGTIIKAYENDGVTFPSDVLGAVEGSLVCRNWTARTVFDVEDRFSPWYQYTDMDTGTFWCTSRIEKAKEGEYSVSVGVPFAHVKWFRGRETPHRSTSNCPDERCCRRASPALAERWEGKAWPAARTPTSLLAALPTGSFPGVDSVEVYEFLESHAPRAD; encoded by the coding sequence ATGACCAGCACCGCCGCTGCTCCACCCGTCTCCGCCACCGCTGGTGACGGACCTGCTCCGCACGCGGACGCCCTCGTCCTCGGTCGCCGGATCCGCGATGCCCGATCCCGCGCGGGTCTCACCCTCGACGAACTCGCACAGGCGATCGACCGCGCACCGTCGCAGGCGTCGGCGATCGAGAACGGGCATCGGGAGCCGAGCCTGTCGATGCTCCGCGTCATCGCCGCGGCCCTCGGCACCACCGTCGACGACCTCCTCCGTGACGAACCGCCGAGCGACCGGGCCGCGCTCGAGATCGCCGTCGAGCGTGCCCAGCGGGGGCCCGTCTTCTCCGCCCTCGGGATCGCGCCCATCCGCGTCTCGAAAGGGACAGCGGACGAGACGCTGCGCACCGTGCTGGCGCTGCACGACGAGGTCGCCCGCCTGCATCGGGAGCGAGCGGCGACACCCGAGGAGGCGCGCCGGGCCAACGCGGTCCTCCGGGCGGACATGCGCGCGGCCGACAACCACTTCCCCGAGCTCGAGGCCGTCGCGAAAGGACTGCTCGACGCCGTCGGCTACACCGGAGGGCCGGTCTCGCACCAGACGGTCGCGGAGATGGCACAGCACCTCGGGTTCTCGCTCCACTACGTCGGCGACCTGCCGCACTCGACGCGCTCGGTCACCGACCGGCGCAACGGTCGGATCTACCTGCCGACCGAACCCTCGATGTCCCGTGATTCGCGTTCCCCCATCCTCCAGGCGTTCGCCAGTCACCTGTGCGGACACGAGGAGCCGGGAAACTACGCGGACTTTCTGCGCCAGCGCGTCGAGACCAACTACCTGACGGCGGCCATCCTGCTGCCCGAGCGTGACGCCGTGCGCGTCCTCGGTGAGGCGAAACAGCTCCGGCGCATCTCGATGGAGGACCTGCGCGACGCGTTCGCTGTGTCGTACGAGACCGCCGCGCACCGCTTCACCAACCTCGCGACGAGGCACCTCGGGCTGCCGGTGCACTTCATGAAAGTGCACGAGTCGGGGACGATCATCAAGGCGTACGAGAACGACGGGGTGACGTTCCCGTCCGACGTCCTCGGAGCAGTGGAGGGCTCGCTCGTCTGCCGCAACTGGACGGCCAGGACCGTCTTCGACGTCGAGGACCGCTTCAGCCCCTGGTATCAGTACACCGACATGGACACCGGCACCTTCTGGTGCACCTCGCGGATCGAGAAGGCCAAGGAGGGCGAGTACTCGGTCAGCGTCGGCGTCCCGTTCGCGCACGTGAAGTGGTTCCGCGGACGCGAGACGCCGCATCGGTCGACCTCGAACTGCCCCGACGAGCGATGCTGTCGTCGGGCGTCGCCGGCGCTCGCCGAACGGTGGGAGGGGAAGGCCTGGCCGGCGGCGCGGACGCCGACGAGTCTGCTGGCCGCGCTGCCGACCGGATCCTTCCCGGGGGTCGACTCCGTCGAGGTGTACGAGTTCCTCGAGTCGCACGCGCCGCGGGCGGACTGA
- the rplA gene encoding 50S ribosomal protein L1 — MAQKSKAYRAAAEKIEADKFYTPNEAVALAKETGSAKFNSTVEVALKLGVDPRKADQMVRGTVILPHGTGKTARVIVFATGPAAEAAIAAGADEVGGDELIAKVAEGYTSFDSAVSTPELMGKVGRLGKVLGPRGLMPNPKTGTVTPDVAKAVSDIKGGKIEFRVDKHSNVHFVVGKASFDASQLEENINTALEEILRLKPSSSKGRYIQKGAVSTTFGPGIPLDVNSI; from the coding sequence ATGGCACAGAAGTCGAAGGCCTACCGGGCCGCAGCCGAGAAGATCGAGGCTGACAAGTTCTACACCCCGAACGAGGCCGTCGCCCTCGCCAAGGAGACCGGTTCCGCCAAGTTCAACAGCACCGTCGAGGTCGCGCTCAAGCTCGGTGTCGACCCGCGCAAGGCGGACCAGATGGTCCGCGGCACGGTCATCCTCCCGCACGGCACGGGCAAGACCGCCCGCGTCATCGTCTTCGCGACGGGCCCGGCAGCAGAGGCCGCGATCGCGGCCGGTGCTGACGAGGTCGGCGGCGACGAGCTCATCGCGAAGGTCGCCGAGGGCTACACCTCGTTCGACTCCGCGGTCTCCACCCCGGAGCTCATGGGTAAGGTCGGTCGTCTCGGTAAGGTCCTCGGTCCCCGTGGCCTCATGCCGAACCCCAAGACCGGCACCGTGACGCCGGACGTGGCCAAGGCCGTGTCCGACATCAAGGGCGGCAAGATCGAGTTCCGCGTCGACAAGCACTCCAACGTGCACTTCGTCGTCGGCAAGGCCTCGTTCGACGCATCGCAGCTCGAGGAGAACATCAACACCGCGCTCGAGGAGATCCTCCGCCTCAAGCCGTCCTCCTCGAAGGGCCGTTACATCCAGAAGGGCGCCGTGTCGACCACGTTCGGCCCCGGCATCCCGCTGGACGTCAACTCCATCTAG
- a CDS encoding low temperature requirement protein A: MPAPRFGLVSDLRRPESGERAERVTFVELFFDLVFVFALTQLSKLIADDQSVTAALESIVLILALWWSWVSTSWVTNWLDPERLAVRLALIGFGLLAFVAAVSVSASFTDRALAFAVAYVVLQLIRTLFMVVATWRHDRDVALSFARVLVWTAFAAVFWIAGALVPTDWQLAFWICAVAIEYGGGALGFRLPGVRTSEVESWELSGAHLSERASLFIIIAIGESLLVTGFAFVELETSVAAVVGMLSAFVSAVALWWLYFHRTEAAGRRAVEAAEEEADRADGDEGRPGRRGPGRLGRIARDGYSYAHVVIVAGIVLVSVGDKEILDRPADAVELAGGVVILGGPVLYLLGLSLFRFVVDRAVPLAPVIGLAMLAGCAVAAFLVPQLGELVLGCLCTLVLVLAAIADTVLPDRRVTAERHQA, from the coding sequence ATGCCCGCCCCCAGATTCGGCCTCGTCTCCGATCTCCGTCGCCCGGAGTCCGGTGAACGCGCCGAGCGCGTCACCTTCGTCGAGTTGTTCTTCGACCTCGTCTTCGTCTTCGCGCTCACCCAGCTGAGCAAGCTCATCGCCGACGACCAGAGCGTCACCGCCGCGCTCGAGTCGATCGTCCTCATCCTGGCGCTCTGGTGGTCCTGGGTGTCCACGAGCTGGGTGACGAACTGGCTCGACCCGGAACGGCTCGCGGTGCGACTCGCGCTCATCGGCTTCGGCCTGTTGGCGTTCGTCGCGGCGGTGTCGGTGTCGGCGTCGTTCACCGACCGCGCGCTGGCGTTCGCCGTCGCCTACGTCGTGCTCCAGCTCATCCGGACGCTGTTCATGGTCGTGGCGACCTGGCGGCACGACCGCGACGTGGCCCTGAGCTTCGCACGCGTCCTCGTCTGGACCGCGTTCGCCGCGGTCTTCTGGATCGCCGGCGCGCTGGTGCCGACCGACTGGCAACTGGCGTTCTGGATCTGCGCCGTCGCCATCGAGTACGGCGGCGGGGCCCTCGGATTCCGGTTGCCGGGTGTGCGGACCTCGGAGGTCGAGAGCTGGGAGCTCTCCGGTGCGCACCTCTCGGAGCGGGCGTCGCTCTTCATCATCATCGCGATCGGCGAATCGCTGCTCGTCACCGGGTTCGCGTTCGTCGAGCTCGAGACGTCGGTCGCCGCCGTCGTCGGGATGCTGAGTGCCTTCGTCTCCGCGGTCGCGCTGTGGTGGTTGTACTTCCACCGCACGGAGGCGGCGGGACGCCGAGCGGTCGAGGCCGCCGAGGAGGAGGCCGACCGCGCCGACGGTGACGAGGGTCGTCCCGGTCGACGGGGACCGGGACGTCTCGGACGCATCGCGCGCGACGGATACAGCTACGCCCACGTCGTGATCGTCGCCGGGATCGTGCTCGTCTCGGTGGGGGACAAGGAGATCCTCGACCGACCGGCCGACGCCGTCGAACTCGCCGGGGGCGTCGTGATCCTCGGCGGCCCGGTCCTCTACCTCCTCGGGCTGTCGCTGTTCCGGTTCGTCGTCGACCGTGCCGTTCCACTCGCGCCGGTCATCGGCCTCGCGATGCTCGCTGGCTGCGCGGTCGCCGCGTTCCTCGTGCCGCAGCTCGGGGAACTCGTCCTCGGGTGTCTCTGCACGCTGGTGCTCGTCCTCGCCGCGATCGCCGACACGGTCCTCCCGGACCGGCGGGTCACTGCGGAGCGTCACCAGGCTTGA
- a CDS encoding alkene reductase has product MDLFAPVRLGDLELANRVVMAPLTRMRSGADGVPGDLVAEHYSQRAGLGLIITEGTYPSAESRSYPGQPGIVTPEQVEGWRGVAKAVHGAGGLIVMQLMNGGRVSHTDITGTDRIVAPSAIAIAGEVRTPAGAQPYPVPHALSTEELDTVREEFVQAARNAIEAGLDGVELHAANGYLLHQFLSPVSNVRDDRAGGSPEARASYVAEVVSAVAAAVGAARVGIRISPMNGAGDTAETDEADVRATYEALLDALAPLGLAYVSILHEDPAGALVQDLRGHFGGKLIVNSGFGTVTTRDEAIALVEHAHADAVAVGRLAIANPDLVERWAGEHEENTPNPATFYGPGAEGYTDYPRLAS; this is encoded by the coding sequence ATGGATCTCTTCGCGCCCGTCCGACTCGGCGACCTCGAACTCGCCAACCGCGTCGTCATGGCCCCGCTCACCCGCATGCGGTCCGGAGCCGACGGCGTCCCCGGCGACCTCGTCGCCGAGCACTACAGCCAGCGCGCAGGACTCGGGCTCATCATCACGGAGGGCACCTACCCGAGCGCCGAGTCGCGCTCCTACCCGGGCCAGCCCGGCATCGTCACCCCCGAGCAGGTCGAGGGTTGGCGTGGCGTCGCGAAGGCCGTGCACGGAGCGGGCGGGCTCATCGTCATGCAGCTCATGAACGGCGGCCGCGTCTCGCACACCGACATCACGGGCACCGACCGCATCGTCGCGCCGAGCGCGATCGCCATCGCCGGCGAGGTCCGGACGCCGGCGGGCGCCCAGCCGTACCCCGTCCCGCACGCGCTGAGCACCGAGGAGCTCGACACGGTCCGCGAGGAGTTCGTCCAGGCCGCCCGCAACGCGATCGAGGCAGGCCTCGACGGCGTCGAACTCCACGCCGCGAACGGCTACCTGCTGCACCAGTTCCTCTCCCCCGTCTCCAACGTGCGCGACGACCGCGCCGGAGGCAGCCCGGAGGCCCGCGCGTCGTACGTCGCCGAGGTCGTCAGCGCCGTCGCCGCGGCGGTCGGTGCAGCGCGCGTCGGCATCCGCATCTCCCCGATGAACGGCGCCGGTGACACAGCGGAGACCGACGAGGCCGACGTCCGCGCGACCTACGAGGCATTGCTCGACGCCCTGGCACCGCTCGGCCTCGCCTACGTCAGCATCCTCCACGAGGACCCGGCCGGCGCGCTCGTCCAGGACCTGCGTGGTCACTTCGGCGGCAAGCTCATCGTCAACAGCGGCTTCGGCACCGTCACGACGCGCGACGAGGCGATCGCCCTCGTCGAGCACGCGCATGCCGACGCCGTCGCCGTCGGGCGTCTCGCCATCGCGAACCCCGACCTCGTCGAGCGTTGGGCGGGCGAGCACGAGGAGAACACCCCGAACCCGGCCACCTTCTACGGCCCGGGCGCCGAGGGCTACACGGACTACCCGCGCCTCGCGAGCTGA
- the rplK gene encoding 50S ribosomal protein L11, which produces MAPKKKVTGLIKLQIQAGAANPAPPIGPALGQHGVNIMEFCKAYNAATESQRGNVIPVEITVYEDRSFTFILKTPPAAELIKKAAGVAKGSGTPHTVKVAKLTKEQVRQIAEQKAPDLNSNDIDAAAKIIAGTARSMGITVEG; this is translated from the coding sequence ATGGCACCGAAGAAGAAGGTCACGGGTCTCATCAAGCTGCAGATCCAGGCCGGCGCCGCAAACCCCGCTCCCCCCATCGGCCCCGCCCTTGGTCAGCACGGCGTCAACATCATGGAATTCTGCAAGGCGTACAACGCGGCCACCGAGTCGCAGCGCGGCAACGTCATCCCCGTCGAGATCACCGTCTACGAGGACCGTTCGTTCACCTTCATCCTGAAGACCCCGCCCGCAGCGGAGCTCATCAAGAAGGCCGCCGGCGTCGCCAAGGGCTCCGGTACCCCGCACACCGTCAAGGTCGCGAAGCTCACCAAGGAGCAGGTCCGTCAGATCGCCGAGCAGAAGGCTCCCGACCTGAACTCGAACGACATCGACGCAGCCGCGAAGATCATCGCCGGCACCGCCCGCTCCATGGGCATCACGGTCGAGGGCTAG
- the secE gene encoding preprotein translocase subunit SecE has protein sequence MAPKSTDTPGEDVVVKAKADRAERRGFFSGIVLFLKQVFAELKKVVTPTRKELLSYTAVVLVFVCIMMALVYGIDFVFAWVVTLVFGTAS, from the coding sequence GTGGCCCCGAAGAGTACCGACACGCCCGGCGAGGACGTCGTCGTCAAGGCGAAGGCGGACCGTGCCGAACGGCGCGGCTTCTTCTCGGGCATCGTCCTGTTCCTGAAGCAGGTCTTCGCGGAACTCAAGAAGGTCGTCACGCCGACGCGGAAGGAACTCCTCAGCTACACGGCTGTGGTGCTCGTCTTCGTCTGCATCATGATGGCGCTCGTCTACGGCATCGACTTCGTCTTCGCCTGGGTCGTCACGCTGGTGTTCGGTACCGCGAGCTAG